The proteins below are encoded in one region of Apium graveolens cultivar Ventura chromosome 4, ASM990537v1, whole genome shotgun sequence:
- the LOC141721011 gene encoding uncharacterized protein LOC141721011: MVRAPSIDKNGIKKGEWSKEEDDKLRTYINRYGIWNWRQLPKYAGLARCGKSCRLRWKNYLQPNVKRGNFTKEEEDIIINLHNQLGKKWSIFAKNLPGRTDNEIKNYWHTHLKKRTPGQNQILPSNVVKVESSCQTSLVSKEEINQESFDNNHQQISDTGLSQGITSPSISCCSVLSQSYDAPSYQESSANFWNQQLMIEDYELAQGSSCSEFSFGCSDDSNISNLMTAEDHATVIPSYECFDDFWSQPFETDYMNNSHKDRQLLLDPVNPSSPIADEVFLWSYDLSDESTGWNI, translated from the exons ATGGTGAGAGCACCTAGCATTGACAAGAATGGGATTAAGAAAGGTGAATGGAGTAAAGAAGAAGACGATAAGCTTAGAACTTACATTAACAGATATGGTATTTGGAACTGGCGTCAGCTACCCAAGTATGCAG GGTTAGCTCGTTGTGGGAAGAGTTGCAGACTGCGGTGGAAGAATTATCTGCAGCCTAATGTTAAACGGGGTAACTTCACCAAAGAAGAAGAGGATATTATCATCAACTTACATAATCAGCTCGGAAAAAA ATGGTCAATTTTTGCAAAAAATCTACCCGGAAGAACAGACAACGAAATTAAAAACTACTGGCACACTCATCTAAAGAAACGCACACCAGGCCAAAATCAAATATTGCCATCCAATGTAGTGAAGGTGGAATCTAGCTGTCAAACTTCCCTTGTATCGAAAGAGGAGATCAATCAAGAGTCATTTGATAATAATCATCAGCAAATTTCTGATACCGGTCTTTCTCAGGGCATAACCTCTCCAAGTATATCATGTTGCAGTGTACTCTCCCAAAGTTATGATGCACCTTCATATCAAGAATCATCGGCTAATTTCTGGAACCAACAACTCATGATTGAAGATTATGAGTTAGCACAAGGATCATCTTGCAGTGAATTTTCTTTCGGCTGTTCCGACGATTCTAATATTAGCAATCTAATGACGGCTGAGGACCATGCCACTGTTATTCCTTCGTATGAATGTTTCGACGATTTTTGGAGTCAGCCATTTGAGACCGATTACATGAACAATTCGCACAAGGATCGACAGTTGTTACTGGATCCTGTTAATCCAAGTTCTCCAATTGCTGATGAAGTATTTTTGTGGTCATACGACTTGAGTGACGAGAGTACTGGGTGGAACATATAA